The following proteins come from a genomic window of Nitrosopumilaceae archaeon AB1(1):
- a CDS encoding AAA family ATPase — protein MDPVEILLERTKTNKSIIKKRDTLTFSFIPKLILHRDLEQKQITQTMLPLLQQSKPSNLLIYGKTGTGKTLVVQKVLSQIKDHLSKNKIPIKLCYTNSKTESTVYGVLVSLGRQLGLDGKSLPSSGLSISEVFKRLLLIINKTNSSVVFVLDEIDYLATLIAKTQKDIMYQLTRANELLSGGSLTIIGISNDLTFKERLDPRVLSSLSEEEIVFTNYTSLQLHKILEDRAKHAFLEGAVTKSAINLCSAMAAKEHGDARRAIDLLRVAGEIAEREQDNRVTEKHIRLASKKIEENKEVTALQSYPLHEKILIFSVMKCGGLSTGMIYSTYKNTCKTTRQTPLTQRRVTQILAEIEMSGIISSKIIHSGSHGRTKKFSLSIPTSIIKNVFAEDLILGDII, from the coding sequence ATGGACCCAGTAGAGATTTTACTGGAGAGAACAAAAACAAACAAATCTATTATTAAAAAACGAGACACCTTAACCTTTTCTTTTATCCCTAAACTTATCTTGCATCGTGATTTAGAACAAAAACAAATTACTCAGACCATGTTACCACTACTTCAACAATCAAAACCATCAAATTTGTTAATTTATGGTAAGACAGGAACAGGCAAAACACTTGTTGTTCAGAAAGTATTATCTCAAATAAAAGATCATCTCTCTAAAAATAAGATTCCAATTAAATTATGTTATACAAATTCTAAAACAGAAAGTACTGTTTATGGAGTGCTAGTTAGTTTAGGCAGACAATTAGGACTAGATGGAAAATCTTTACCATCTAGTGGTCTCTCAATTAGCGAAGTCTTTAAACGTCTTTTATTGATAATTAATAAAACAAACTCTTCTGTAGTTTTTGTTCTTGATGAAATTGATTATCTTGCAACACTAATAGCGAAAACACAAAAAGATATCATGTATCAATTAACACGAGCAAACGAACTACTAAGTGGTGGTTCTTTAACAATTATTGGTATATCAAATGATCTAACATTCAAAGAGCGCCTGGATCCAAGGGTGCTTAGTAGTTTAAGCGAAGAAGAGATTGTATTTACAAATTATACTTCACTACAACTCCATAAAATTTTAGAGGACAGGGCAAAACACGCTTTTCTTGAAGGTGCTGTGACCAAATCTGCCATTAATCTTTGTTCTGCAATGGCAGCCAAAGAGCACGGGGATGCACGCAGAGCTATAGATCTGCTTCGTGTTGCCGGAGAGATTGCAGAACGCGAGCAGGATAATCGTGTAACTGAAAAACACATACGTCTGGCCAGCAAAAAAATAGAAGAGAATAAAGAGGTAACAGCACTACAATCATATCCTCTTCATGAAAAAATATTAATTTTCTCTGTAATGAAATGTGGGGGTCTCTCTACTGGCATGATTTACTCTACATACAAAAATACTTGCAAAACAACTAGACAAACCCCTCTGACTCAAAGAAGAGTTACACAGATACTGGCAGAGATTGAAATGTCTGGGATCATATCTAGTAAGATAATACATAGTGGAAGTCATGGAAGAACAAAAAAATTTAGTCTTTCTATACCTACTAGTATTATTAAAAATGTATTTGCCGAAGATCTAATTCTTGGGGATATTATTTAA
- a CDS encoding CopD family protein has translation MIEQTILVWIHLIAASIWVGGSLFLGVVLAPLLKTMYTSTEERIRIMIIVGRRFNKFAIPALLILIGTGLYKAYPILKNTDLVFSSDYGNILLIKIIVVIILLIIYGLHIRVIRKKVENDIMSGNMSKLQLQKLRKKIIILGEVVVVLSLVILFLAAVLDSGL, from the coding sequence ATGATAGAGCAGACCATATTAGTGTGGATACATTTGATCGCTGCAAGTATTTGGGTAGGCGGCTCGTTGTTTTTGGGTGTAGTATTAGCGCCATTACTGAAAACAATGTACACATCTACAGAAGAGAGAATAAGAATTATGATTATTGTCGGAAGGAGATTTAATAAATTTGCAATTCCTGCGTTATTAATATTAATTGGAACTGGTTTGTACAAAGCATATCCTATTTTAAAAAATACAGATTTGGTGTTTAGTTCTGATTATGGCAATATTTTATTAATAAAAATAATTGTTGTGATCATATTACTAATTATTTATGGATTACATATTCGAGTAATACGTAAAAAAGTAGAGAATGATATCATGAGTGGTAATATGTCAAAACTACAACTACAAAAACTAAGAAAGAAAATTATAATTTTGGGAGAAGTTGTTGTTGTTTTATCTTTAGTAATTTTATTTCTAGCTGCTGTTTTAGATTCAGGGTTGTAA